ACAGGCTCATGACCAACAGCAAAGAAGCTGCAACCAAAAGACCTAAGCGTAAAGAAGAATTGCTTTTTTGGGGCACTGTTTGTTCCAGGATAGCTTCCAGCAGTTGTTGTTTTTTAGCAGCTGGTAATAAAAACGGTTCTTCTAGCTGGCCCGTTAATTCCACAGGAAGCAATTCTTCCAGCTTATGTGGATGCGCCTCTAAATATTCTACTACCCTGAGGGCTTCCTCCTCGGTACATTGATTACGGAAAAACCTTTCTATAAGTGTATTGTCAATCATCATATACCGACAATACGTTTGTGAGCAGGCTATCCCCCAATGGGATTTTTATTTTTTTTTACAGCATATTTAATAAAGGGTAAGTAATGCCATCAACAAGGTAAAACGACGAAGGTACCTTAGTGCAAGACCAATGTGGTTCTCGACAGTTTTTGAAGAGATGCCCAGCTTTTCAGCGATCTGCTGATGGGAAAGGTGCTCTGCACGGCTCATCAGGAACACCTGTTTTCGGATCGGGGGCATACTTTCAATGGCTTTACTGACCAATTGCAGGGTTTCCTTATCCTCAAAATTATCTTCCATAAAATCCCTGCCCTTCTTTTGCCGCAGCTCGTCAAGATAGCGGCGCGCCCGGGCTTGCTTTCTCAATTCGTCTATAAAGATGGTCCTGGACATTCTGAAAAGGAGCACATGAAGTGGGTATTCTTCAGAAAGGCCAGCCCTTTTTTCCCAAAGGCGTACAAAAACCTGCTGCAAGACCTCATCCGCGATTTCCTCAGACCGACATTGCCGGAATACAAAGGCATATATCTGGTCGCTCCACTGGTGATAGGCCTGTTCAAAGGACTTTACATTGCCGTTCTTAATGGAAAGGATTTCGTTCATTAAATGAAATATATACAATTCCTAACGCAATAAAAAACGAAGCAGTTAATAACGGGAATTTACCTTGTAGCT
The sequence above is a segment of the Pedobacter africanus genome. Coding sequences within it:
- a CDS encoding RNA polymerase sigma-70 factor, with amino-acid sequence MNEILSIKNGNVKSFEQAYHQWSDQIYAFVFRQCRSEEIADEVLQQVFVRLWEKRAGLSEEYPLHVLLFRMSRTIFIDELRKQARARRYLDELRQKKGRDFMEDNFEDKETLQLVSKAIESMPPIRKQVFLMSRAEHLSHQQIAEKLGISSKTVENHIGLALRYLRRFTLLMALLTLY